Proteins from a genomic interval of Syngnathus acus chromosome 4, fSynAcu1.2, whole genome shotgun sequence:
- the LOC119122249 gene encoding ankyrin repeat and MYND domain-containing protein 1-like isoform X2, with protein sequence MLSNRQDVAMARGGRAAMKSRAGSPNREIGEVQRQGFGVQEFLDGSKYEGDFVDGLKHGKGRYSWQNGEFYEGSFYKDYRHGDGMYCWPTGNKFMGKFYLNWREGYGQHLFSDGATFKGLYHADQRFGPGVLSEPTGCQDVGLWHGKHLIQLCNCVQSSFSLKNLTEYAAYLEPNILSHSHGQVEPDESWLLYDRNNALPCGIENYSTDGDHLPLPPGRRREFDRHFFEQLWEPDSHTYEGYKRDPHDNLPLRARMLAHIHKHRKQAETLDWDVAAIISMERDGFGPKGNLEITSELLIHQASVGKGAAILNILLDGLVHPDVADSQGHTALIAATVNCHNDVVQLLLDLGTDIDKVNSEGMSALAVCHVLYYPFQSLYTFDGLISKTQMASTSICHQIRQVESTKRSPNSKKARGKVRTRRDDSKVEGGGDKIREYLEVEGGRDKEDKAANEEKVLLSERSVEVKEGHIVLGSVKWKEYSSKIAKESNKNMKPARCFDSACCMYSYSIHVSENVLQEAAEALSHAWFQQHSDDTEETVRKMAAMKFEHRVRLTTLNLLLDRGADPNTSRVPLPVIFLAILAADTKTVKKHLLCGAQSDICLPPERKGLCPLHVAAALPGLEGPEITKLLLHALTHPDARACDQDDIYQPDKGSTITRKSWRMDEKPRPKEGGRTALHIACQRDSDYCNASKVVSLLLSYNASTDFLWSGHSPLSLAIASGNNTAVEELLKGGVDPNLTLGRGVGTALCALGNFNYRLDANRPKLLDMLEKVGADILMPVQVGDTVGTAVDYAHVSFNQDSGIAHTPYHALSMEGREMFKIQRQLLSMMGSLLKKTVVQREREHLVRIDKGAIYFDAKMESPTGLKLRSPFKFCYQCGRSAAVKLTACTRCHKVFYCSMACKLIAWDERHKEECLRETGSAPVTFEKRVMFQTKKGPKTVIFATRRPYHVQFIEDNIVEWPSISVNENYSYN encoded by the exons ATGTTGTCAAACCGACAAGATGTTGCCATGGCCCGTGGGGGACGAGCGGCGATGAAGTCGCGGGCTGGGAGTCCGAACAGAGAAATCGGCGAGGTGCAACGACAAGGTTTTGGTGTCCAGGAGTTTCTCGACGGTTCTAAATATGAGGGAGATTTCGTCGATGGCCTCAAACACGGCAAGGGAAGGTACAGCTGGCAAAATGGAGAG TTCTACGAGGGTTCTTTCTACAAAGACTACAGGCACGGCGACGGCATGTACTGTTGGCCGACGGGCAACAAATTCATGGGCAAATTCTACCTGAATTGGAGAGAGGGCTACGGACAACATCTTTTTTCCGACGGAGCCACTTTTAAG GGTTTGTACCACGCCGATCAAAGGTTTGGTCCCGGTGTGCTCAGTGAACCCACAGGATGTCAAGATGTGGGTCTGTGGCATGGCAAGCATCTGATACAATTGTGTAACTGTGTCCAGAGCAGCTTCAGCCTGAAAAACTTGACTGAATACGCTGCCTACTTGGAGCCAAACATCTTGTCGCATTCTCACGGCCAG GTAGAGCCGGATGAGAGCTGGCTGCTTTATGACCGCAATAACGCTTTGCCCTGCGGCATTGagaattattccacagatggAGACCATCTACCGTTGCCGCCGGGGCGTCGAAGAGAGTTTGACCGCCATTTCTTTGAGCAGCTGTGGGAACCCGATTCTCACACGTACGAAGGTTACAAACGAGATCCGCATGACAATCTGCCCTTACGAGCCCGGATGCTGGCTCACATTCACAAACAtag AAAACAGGCTGAAACTTTGGACTGGGATGTTGCAGCAATTATTTCAATGGAGCGGGACGGATTTGGACCCAAAGGAAATTTGGAAATCACTTCGGAGCTGTTGATTCATCAGGCTTCCGTCGGGAAAggagcagccattttgaataTTCTCCTGGATGGCCTGGTACACCCGGACGTGGCTGATTCTCAGGGGCACACCGCCCTGATTGCCGCCACA gtGAACTGCCACAACGATGTGGTCCAACTGCTGTTAGATTTGGGCACCGACATCGACAAGGTGAATTCCGAGGGGATGTCGGCCTTGGCTGTGTGTCACGTACTCTACTATCCTTTTCAGTCCCTTTACACCTTTGATGGACTTATATCCAAAACACAA atGGCATCCACTTCTATATGTCATCAGATTAGACAGGTGGAGTCGACTAAACGTTCCCCCAACAGTAAAAAAGCCAGAGGGAAAGTGAGAACCCGGAGGGACGACAGCAAGGTAGAAGGCGGCGGCGATAAGATAAGAGAGTACCTTGAGGTTGAAGGGGGGAGGGACAAGGAGGACAAGGCAGCAAACGAGGAGAAGGTGCTGCTTTCAGAACGCTCGGTGGAAGTCAAGGAGGGCCATATTGTGCTCGGCAGTGTCAAGTGGAAAGAATATTCATCCAAAATTGCCAAG gaaagcaacaaaaatatgaaaccGGCGCGTTGTTTTGACTCTGCCTGCTGCATGTACAGCTACAGCATCCACGTCAGCGAGAATGTTCTGCAAGAAGCGGCCGAGGCTCTCAGCCACGCTTGGTTTCAGCAGCATTCCGATGACACTGAGGAGACTGTtcgcaaaatggccgccatgaAGTTTGA GCACCGTGTTCGTCTGACCACGCTGAATCTGCTCTTGGATCGGGGCGCTGATCCCAACACTTCCAGAGTGCCTTTACCTGTTATCTTCCTGGCCATTTTGGCAGCAGATACCAAGACTGTCAAGAAACATCTACTGTGTGGAGCACAAAGTGATATTTGTCTCCCACCTGAG AGGAAAGGCCTCTGTCCTCTCCACGTAGCTGCAGCGCTGCCCGGTCTGGAAGGTCCCGAAATCACCAAACTGCTGCTGCACGCACTGACCCATCCAGATGCGCGGGCATGCGACCAGGATGACATCTACCAACCGGACAAG GGTTCCACCATCACTCGCAAATCGTGGAGAATGGACGAAAAGCCACGTCCCAAAGAGGGAGGTCGGACGGCGCTGCACATCGCCTGCCAGAGGGACAGCGATTACTGT AATGCCAGCAAGGTGGTGTCGCTCTTGCTCTCCTATAATGCCAGCACAGACTTCCTCTGGAGTGGCCATTCCCCTCTTTCGTTGGCTATCGCCAGCGGCAATAACacg GCGGTGGAGGAGCTGTTGAAAGGAGGTGTGGATCCCAACCTCACTTTGGGCCGTGGCGTGGGGACCGCCCTTTGCGCCCTGGGAAACTTCAACTATCGTTTGGATGCCAACCGACCAAAGCTG CTGGACATGTTAGAGAAGGTCGGCGCGGACATATTGATGCCGGTTCAGGTCGGCGATACTGTCGGAACGGCGGTGGACTACGCGCACGTCTCCTTCAACCAG GACTCTGGTATCGCCCACACTCCCTATCATGCTCTCAGcatggaggggagggagaTGTTTAAAATACAGCGCCAGCTGCTAAGCATGATGGGAAGTTTGCTGAAGAAGACTGTTGTCCAGAGAGAAAGGGAGCATCTAGTACGCATCG ATAAAGGTGCCATTTATTTTGATGCCAAAATGGAATCTCCCACTGGATTAAAACTAAG GTCACCCTTTAAGTTTTGCTACCAGTGTGGTCGCTCTGCTGCTGTCAAGCTAACTGCTTGTACTCGCTGCCACAAAGTCTTCTACTGCTCCATGGCCTGTAAACTTATAGCGTGGGATGAGAGGCATAAGGAAGAGTGTCTGCGCGAGACAG GATCTGCTCCGGTCACTTTTGAGAAGAGAGTCATGTTTCAGACCAAAAAAGGACCCAAGACTGTCATATTTGCAACAAGAAGACCATATCACGTCCAGTTTATTGAAGACAATATCGTAGAGTGGCCATCTATCAGCGTGAATGAAAACTACAGCTACAACTGA
- the LOC119122249 gene encoding ankyrin repeat and MYND domain-containing protein 1-like isoform X1, protein MLSNRQDVAMARGGRAAMKSRAGSPNREIGEVQRQGFGVQEFLDGSKYEGDFVDGLKHGKGRYSWQNGEFYEGSFYKDYRHGDGMYCWPTGNKFMGKFYLNWREGYGQHLFSDGATFKGLYHADQRFGPGVLSEPTGCQDVGLWHGKHLIQLCNCVQSSFSLKNLTEYAAYLEPNILSHSHGQVEPDESWLLYDRNNALPCGIENYSTDGDHLPLPPGRRREFDRHFFEQLWEPDSHTYEGYKRDPHDNLPLRARMLAHIHKHRKQAETLDWDVAAIISMERDGFGPKGNLEITSELLIHQASVGKGAAILNILLDGLVHPDVADSQGHTALIAATVNCHNDVVQLLLDLGTDIDKVNSEGMSALAVCHVLYYPFQSLYTFDGLISKTQMASTSICHQIRQVESTKRSPNSKKARGKVRTRRDDSKVEGGGDKIREYLEVEGGRDKEDKAANEEKVLLSERSVEVKEGHIVLGSVKWKEYSSKIAKQESNKNMKPARCFDSACCMYSYSIHVSENVLQEAAEALSHAWFQQHSDDTEETVRKMAAMKFEHRVRLTTLNLLLDRGADPNTSRVPLPVIFLAILAADTKTVKKHLLCGAQSDICLPPERKGLCPLHVAAALPGLEGPEITKLLLHALTHPDARACDQDDIYQPDKGSTITRKSWRMDEKPRPKEGGRTALHIACQRDSDYCNASKVVSLLLSYNASTDFLWSGHSPLSLAIASGNNTAVEELLKGGVDPNLTLGRGVGTALCALGNFNYRLDANRPKLLDMLEKVGADILMPVQVGDTVGTAVDYAHVSFNQDSGIAHTPYHALSMEGREMFKIQRQLLSMMGSLLKKTVVQREREHLVRIDKGAIYFDAKMESPTGLKLRSPFKFCYQCGRSAAVKLTACTRCHKVFYCSMACKLIAWDERHKEECLRETGSAPVTFEKRVMFQTKKGPKTVIFATRRPYHVQFIEDNIVEWPSISVNENYSYN, encoded by the exons ATGTTGTCAAACCGACAAGATGTTGCCATGGCCCGTGGGGGACGAGCGGCGATGAAGTCGCGGGCTGGGAGTCCGAACAGAGAAATCGGCGAGGTGCAACGACAAGGTTTTGGTGTCCAGGAGTTTCTCGACGGTTCTAAATATGAGGGAGATTTCGTCGATGGCCTCAAACACGGCAAGGGAAGGTACAGCTGGCAAAATGGAGAG TTCTACGAGGGTTCTTTCTACAAAGACTACAGGCACGGCGACGGCATGTACTGTTGGCCGACGGGCAACAAATTCATGGGCAAATTCTACCTGAATTGGAGAGAGGGCTACGGACAACATCTTTTTTCCGACGGAGCCACTTTTAAG GGTTTGTACCACGCCGATCAAAGGTTTGGTCCCGGTGTGCTCAGTGAACCCACAGGATGTCAAGATGTGGGTCTGTGGCATGGCAAGCATCTGATACAATTGTGTAACTGTGTCCAGAGCAGCTTCAGCCTGAAAAACTTGACTGAATACGCTGCCTACTTGGAGCCAAACATCTTGTCGCATTCTCACGGCCAG GTAGAGCCGGATGAGAGCTGGCTGCTTTATGACCGCAATAACGCTTTGCCCTGCGGCATTGagaattattccacagatggAGACCATCTACCGTTGCCGCCGGGGCGTCGAAGAGAGTTTGACCGCCATTTCTTTGAGCAGCTGTGGGAACCCGATTCTCACACGTACGAAGGTTACAAACGAGATCCGCATGACAATCTGCCCTTACGAGCCCGGATGCTGGCTCACATTCACAAACAtag AAAACAGGCTGAAACTTTGGACTGGGATGTTGCAGCAATTATTTCAATGGAGCGGGACGGATTTGGACCCAAAGGAAATTTGGAAATCACTTCGGAGCTGTTGATTCATCAGGCTTCCGTCGGGAAAggagcagccattttgaataTTCTCCTGGATGGCCTGGTACACCCGGACGTGGCTGATTCTCAGGGGCACACCGCCCTGATTGCCGCCACA gtGAACTGCCACAACGATGTGGTCCAACTGCTGTTAGATTTGGGCACCGACATCGACAAGGTGAATTCCGAGGGGATGTCGGCCTTGGCTGTGTGTCACGTACTCTACTATCCTTTTCAGTCCCTTTACACCTTTGATGGACTTATATCCAAAACACAA atGGCATCCACTTCTATATGTCATCAGATTAGACAGGTGGAGTCGACTAAACGTTCCCCCAACAGTAAAAAAGCCAGAGGGAAAGTGAGAACCCGGAGGGACGACAGCAAGGTAGAAGGCGGCGGCGATAAGATAAGAGAGTACCTTGAGGTTGAAGGGGGGAGGGACAAGGAGGACAAGGCAGCAAACGAGGAGAAGGTGCTGCTTTCAGAACGCTCGGTGGAAGTCAAGGAGGGCCATATTGTGCTCGGCAGTGTCAAGTGGAAAGAATATTCATCCAAAATTGCCAAG CAGgaaagcaacaaaaatatgaaaccGGCGCGTTGTTTTGACTCTGCCTGCTGCATGTACAGCTACAGCATCCACGTCAGCGAGAATGTTCTGCAAGAAGCGGCCGAGGCTCTCAGCCACGCTTGGTTTCAGCAGCATTCCGATGACACTGAGGAGACTGTtcgcaaaatggccgccatgaAGTTTGA GCACCGTGTTCGTCTGACCACGCTGAATCTGCTCTTGGATCGGGGCGCTGATCCCAACACTTCCAGAGTGCCTTTACCTGTTATCTTCCTGGCCATTTTGGCAGCAGATACCAAGACTGTCAAGAAACATCTACTGTGTGGAGCACAAAGTGATATTTGTCTCCCACCTGAG AGGAAAGGCCTCTGTCCTCTCCACGTAGCTGCAGCGCTGCCCGGTCTGGAAGGTCCCGAAATCACCAAACTGCTGCTGCACGCACTGACCCATCCAGATGCGCGGGCATGCGACCAGGATGACATCTACCAACCGGACAAG GGTTCCACCATCACTCGCAAATCGTGGAGAATGGACGAAAAGCCACGTCCCAAAGAGGGAGGTCGGACGGCGCTGCACATCGCCTGCCAGAGGGACAGCGATTACTGT AATGCCAGCAAGGTGGTGTCGCTCTTGCTCTCCTATAATGCCAGCACAGACTTCCTCTGGAGTGGCCATTCCCCTCTTTCGTTGGCTATCGCCAGCGGCAATAACacg GCGGTGGAGGAGCTGTTGAAAGGAGGTGTGGATCCCAACCTCACTTTGGGCCGTGGCGTGGGGACCGCCCTTTGCGCCCTGGGAAACTTCAACTATCGTTTGGATGCCAACCGACCAAAGCTG CTGGACATGTTAGAGAAGGTCGGCGCGGACATATTGATGCCGGTTCAGGTCGGCGATACTGTCGGAACGGCGGTGGACTACGCGCACGTCTCCTTCAACCAG GACTCTGGTATCGCCCACACTCCCTATCATGCTCTCAGcatggaggggagggagaTGTTTAAAATACAGCGCCAGCTGCTAAGCATGATGGGAAGTTTGCTGAAGAAGACTGTTGTCCAGAGAGAAAGGGAGCATCTAGTACGCATCG ATAAAGGTGCCATTTATTTTGATGCCAAAATGGAATCTCCCACTGGATTAAAACTAAG GTCACCCTTTAAGTTTTGCTACCAGTGTGGTCGCTCTGCTGCTGTCAAGCTAACTGCTTGTACTCGCTGCCACAAAGTCTTCTACTGCTCCATGGCCTGTAAACTTATAGCGTGGGATGAGAGGCATAAGGAAGAGTGTCTGCGCGAGACAG GATCTGCTCCGGTCACTTTTGAGAAGAGAGTCATGTTTCAGACCAAAAAAGGACCCAAGACTGTCATATTTGCAACAAGAAGACCATATCACGTCCAGTTTATTGAAGACAATATCGTAGAGTGGCCATCTATCAGCGTGAATGAAAACTACAGCTACAACTGA
- the LOC119122249 gene encoding ankyrin repeat and MYND domain-containing protein 1-like isoform X3 codes for MLSNRQDVAMARGGRAAMKSRAGSPNREIGEVQRQGFGVQEFLDGSKYEGDFVDGLKHGKGRYSWQNGEFYEGSFYKDYRHGDGMYCWPTGNKFMGKFYLNWREGYGQHLFSDGATFKGLYHADQRFGPGVLSEPTGCQDVGLWHGKHLIQLCNCVQSSFSLKNLTEYAAYLEPNILSHSHGQVEPDESWLLYDRNNALPCGIENYSTDGDHLPLPPGRRREFDRHFFEQLWEPDSHTYEGYKRDPHDNLPLRARMLAHIHKHRKQAETLDWDVAAIISMERDGFGPKGNLEITSELLIHQASVGKGAAILNILLDGLVHPDVADSQGHTALIAATVNCHNDVVQLLLDLGTDIDKVNSEGMSALAVCHVLYYPFQSLYTFDGLISKTQMASTSICHQIRQVESTKRSPNSKKARGKVRTRRDDSKVEGGGDKIREYLEVEGGRDKEDKAANEEKVLLSERSVEVKEGHIVLGSVKWKEYSSKIAKQESNKNMKPARCFDSACCMYSYSIHVSENVLQEAAEALSHAWFQQHSDDTEETVRKMAAMKFEHRVRLTTLNLLLDRGADPNTSRVPLPVIFLAILAADTKTVKKHLLCGAQSDICLPPERKGLCPLHVAAALPGLEGPEITKLLLHALTHPDARACDQDDIYQPDKGSTITRKSWRMDEKPRPKEGGRTALHIACQRDSDYCAVEELLKGGVDPNLTLGRGVGTALCALGNFNYRLDANRPKLLDMLEKVGADILMPVQVGDTVGTAVDYAHVSFNQDSGIAHTPYHALSMEGREMFKIQRQLLSMMGSLLKKTVVQREREHLVRIDKGAIYFDAKMESPTGLKLRSPFKFCYQCGRSAAVKLTACTRCHKVFYCSMACKLIAWDERHKEECLRETGSAPVTFEKRVMFQTKKGPKTVIFATRRPYHVQFIEDNIVEWPSISVNENYSYN; via the exons ATGTTGTCAAACCGACAAGATGTTGCCATGGCCCGTGGGGGACGAGCGGCGATGAAGTCGCGGGCTGGGAGTCCGAACAGAGAAATCGGCGAGGTGCAACGACAAGGTTTTGGTGTCCAGGAGTTTCTCGACGGTTCTAAATATGAGGGAGATTTCGTCGATGGCCTCAAACACGGCAAGGGAAGGTACAGCTGGCAAAATGGAGAG TTCTACGAGGGTTCTTTCTACAAAGACTACAGGCACGGCGACGGCATGTACTGTTGGCCGACGGGCAACAAATTCATGGGCAAATTCTACCTGAATTGGAGAGAGGGCTACGGACAACATCTTTTTTCCGACGGAGCCACTTTTAAG GGTTTGTACCACGCCGATCAAAGGTTTGGTCCCGGTGTGCTCAGTGAACCCACAGGATGTCAAGATGTGGGTCTGTGGCATGGCAAGCATCTGATACAATTGTGTAACTGTGTCCAGAGCAGCTTCAGCCTGAAAAACTTGACTGAATACGCTGCCTACTTGGAGCCAAACATCTTGTCGCATTCTCACGGCCAG GTAGAGCCGGATGAGAGCTGGCTGCTTTATGACCGCAATAACGCTTTGCCCTGCGGCATTGagaattattccacagatggAGACCATCTACCGTTGCCGCCGGGGCGTCGAAGAGAGTTTGACCGCCATTTCTTTGAGCAGCTGTGGGAACCCGATTCTCACACGTACGAAGGTTACAAACGAGATCCGCATGACAATCTGCCCTTACGAGCCCGGATGCTGGCTCACATTCACAAACAtag AAAACAGGCTGAAACTTTGGACTGGGATGTTGCAGCAATTATTTCAATGGAGCGGGACGGATTTGGACCCAAAGGAAATTTGGAAATCACTTCGGAGCTGTTGATTCATCAGGCTTCCGTCGGGAAAggagcagccattttgaataTTCTCCTGGATGGCCTGGTACACCCGGACGTGGCTGATTCTCAGGGGCACACCGCCCTGATTGCCGCCACA gtGAACTGCCACAACGATGTGGTCCAACTGCTGTTAGATTTGGGCACCGACATCGACAAGGTGAATTCCGAGGGGATGTCGGCCTTGGCTGTGTGTCACGTACTCTACTATCCTTTTCAGTCCCTTTACACCTTTGATGGACTTATATCCAAAACACAA atGGCATCCACTTCTATATGTCATCAGATTAGACAGGTGGAGTCGACTAAACGTTCCCCCAACAGTAAAAAAGCCAGAGGGAAAGTGAGAACCCGGAGGGACGACAGCAAGGTAGAAGGCGGCGGCGATAAGATAAGAGAGTACCTTGAGGTTGAAGGGGGGAGGGACAAGGAGGACAAGGCAGCAAACGAGGAGAAGGTGCTGCTTTCAGAACGCTCGGTGGAAGTCAAGGAGGGCCATATTGTGCTCGGCAGTGTCAAGTGGAAAGAATATTCATCCAAAATTGCCAAG CAGgaaagcaacaaaaatatgaaaccGGCGCGTTGTTTTGACTCTGCCTGCTGCATGTACAGCTACAGCATCCACGTCAGCGAGAATGTTCTGCAAGAAGCGGCCGAGGCTCTCAGCCACGCTTGGTTTCAGCAGCATTCCGATGACACTGAGGAGACTGTtcgcaaaatggccgccatgaAGTTTGA GCACCGTGTTCGTCTGACCACGCTGAATCTGCTCTTGGATCGGGGCGCTGATCCCAACACTTCCAGAGTGCCTTTACCTGTTATCTTCCTGGCCATTTTGGCAGCAGATACCAAGACTGTCAAGAAACATCTACTGTGTGGAGCACAAAGTGATATTTGTCTCCCACCTGAG AGGAAAGGCCTCTGTCCTCTCCACGTAGCTGCAGCGCTGCCCGGTCTGGAAGGTCCCGAAATCACCAAACTGCTGCTGCACGCACTGACCCATCCAGATGCGCGGGCATGCGACCAGGATGACATCTACCAACCGGACAAG GGTTCCACCATCACTCGCAAATCGTGGAGAATGGACGAAAAGCCACGTCCCAAAGAGGGAGGTCGGACGGCGCTGCACATCGCCTGCCAGAGGGACAGCGATTACTGT GCGGTGGAGGAGCTGTTGAAAGGAGGTGTGGATCCCAACCTCACTTTGGGCCGTGGCGTGGGGACCGCCCTTTGCGCCCTGGGAAACTTCAACTATCGTTTGGATGCCAACCGACCAAAGCTG CTGGACATGTTAGAGAAGGTCGGCGCGGACATATTGATGCCGGTTCAGGTCGGCGATACTGTCGGAACGGCGGTGGACTACGCGCACGTCTCCTTCAACCAG GACTCTGGTATCGCCCACACTCCCTATCATGCTCTCAGcatggaggggagggagaTGTTTAAAATACAGCGCCAGCTGCTAAGCATGATGGGAAGTTTGCTGAAGAAGACTGTTGTCCAGAGAGAAAGGGAGCATCTAGTACGCATCG ATAAAGGTGCCATTTATTTTGATGCCAAAATGGAATCTCCCACTGGATTAAAACTAAG GTCACCCTTTAAGTTTTGCTACCAGTGTGGTCGCTCTGCTGCTGTCAAGCTAACTGCTTGTACTCGCTGCCACAAAGTCTTCTACTGCTCCATGGCCTGTAAACTTATAGCGTGGGATGAGAGGCATAAGGAAGAGTGTCTGCGCGAGACAG GATCTGCTCCGGTCACTTTTGAGAAGAGAGTCATGTTTCAGACCAAAAAAGGACCCAAGACTGTCATATTTGCAACAAGAAGACCATATCACGTCCAGTTTATTGAAGACAATATCGTAGAGTGGCCATCTATCAGCGTGAATGAAAACTACAGCTACAACTGA
- the stxbp3 gene encoding syntaxin-binding protein 3: MATGPENGLKRIVWKRIKETIIEDCRKSEVWKILILDQFTTKLLSSCCKMSDLMSEKITIVEDLHKMREPVLEMKAIYFMTPTAQSVDAFIADFKPKPKYKSAYVYFTDYCPDDLFNNMKLYCAKYIRICKEIHISFMPHEAQVFTCANPGAFQSIYSPNSQDKKKTLETLADQLVTLCATLDEYPGVRYKRDTNMECAKILAELVDNKLSRYYQMDDSSKKKDKTQAQLLIVERGFDPVSPILHELTYQAMAYDLIDIHNDTYKYKSKDGSEKQAALNEDDALWVKLRHKHIAEVSELIPKMLKEISASKKQPDGKITISNLAQMMKKMPSFRKQLTQKAVHLQLAEDCMTHFSNNVEKLCKAEQDLAVGSDVDGVKVKDPMRTLLPVLLHPYTTYDKIRAVLLYIFSVNGTTEENLNKLIQHVKIEEEKEVILNWKELGVPVITSPSLFSRKATRRDRSQHEIYNLSRWTPLIKDVMEDAVENKLDTREWPHQSECPTAWNGSGAVSARQKHKSSSQDERRTGSRLIVFVVGGIGYSEMRCAYEVTQAVKSCQVIVGSSHILTPTNLLDDIKVLSKRPMQTFKIEERSND, from the exons ATGGCAACTGGTCCAGAGAACGGACTGAAAAGAATAGTTTGGAAAA GAATTAAAGAAACGATTATTGAAGATTGCCGAAAATCAGAAGTATGGAAG ATATTGATTCTGGACCAGTTTACCACCAAGCTCCTGTCATCATGCTGCAAAATGTCGGATCTGATGTCAGAGAAAATAACAA TTGTGGAGGACCTGCACAAAATGAGAGAACCTGTTTTGGAAATGAAGGCCATCTACTTTATGACACCGACAGCGCAG TCTGTGGATGCCTTTATTGCCGACTTCAAACCTAAACCGAAATACAAATCGGCATATGTTTATTTCACTGACT ACTGCCCTGATGACCTTTTCAACAATATGAAGCTGTACTGTGCAAAGTACATTCGGATTTGCAAAGAAATCCACATTTCCTTCATGCCACATGAAGCACAG GTGTTCACTTGCGCTAATCCGGGAGCCTTTCAGAGCATCTACAGTCCCAACAgtcaggacaaaaaaaagacactggAGACGCTTGCGGACCAGCTGGTCACCCTCTGCGCCACGTTGGATGAATACCCAGGGGTCCGATACAAAAG AGACACCAACATGGAGTGCGCTAAGATTCTCGCAGAGTTGGTGGACAACAAACTGTCCAGATACTATCAGATGGATGACAGCAGTAAGAAAAAG GACAAGACTCAGGCCCAGCTGCTGATAGTGGAAAGAGGCTTTGACCCCGTCAGCCCTATCCTCCATGAGCTTACCTACCAGGCCATGGCCTACGACCTCATTGATATCCACAATGACACGTACAA GTACAAGTCTAAAGATGGCTCCGAGAAGCAGGCTGCGCTGAATGAGGATGACGCGCTTTGGGTTAAGCTGAGGCACAAGCACATTGCTGAGGTGTCCGA ACTCATCCCCAAGATGTTAAAGGAAATATCTGCTAGCAAGAAACAACCCGATGGGAAG ATCACCATCAGCAATTTGGcccaaatgatgaaaaagatgCCATCATTCCGTAAACAGCTGACACAG AAAGCTGTTCACCTGCAGTTGGCTGAAGATTGTATGACGCATTTCTCCAACAATGTCGAGAAACTCTGCAAAGCCGAGCAG GACCTTGCCGTGGGCTCGGACGTGGATGGGGTGAAAGTGAAGGATCCCATGAGGACGCTGTTGCCAGTGCTGCTCCACCCGTACACCACCTATGACAAGATCAGAGCTGTGCTGCTTTACATCTTCAGCGTCAATG GAACGACAGAGGAGAATTTGAACAAACTCATCCAACACGTGAAAattgaagaggaaaaagaagtGATCCTAAACTGGAAAGAGCTCGGAGTCCCCGTCATCACATCT CCCAGTTTGTTCTCCCGCAAAGCTACCAGACGGGACCGTTCTCAGCATGAGATTTATAATCTTTCCAGGTGGACTCCTCTCATAAAAGATGTCATGGAG GATGCTGTGGAGAACAAACTGGACACTCGGGAATGGCCGCACCAGTCTGAGTGTCCGACTGCTTGGAATGGTTCGGGTGCTGTGAG TGCACGTCAGAAGCACAAATCCAGCTCTCAGGACGAACGTCGGACGGGCTCGCGCCTCATCGTCTTTGTCGTAGGAGGAATCGGCTACTCTGAGATGCGCTGTGCCTATGAGGTGACACAGGCTGTCAAATCCTGTCAGGTCATCGTAG GATCGTCCCACATTTTGACACCAACCAATCTACTGGATGACATCAAGGTCCTAAGCAAACGTCCGATGCAGACTTTCAAAATTGAGGAGAGGAGCAATGACTAA